The Candidatus Flexicrinis affinis genome has a segment encoding these proteins:
- a CDS encoding carbohydrate ABC transporter permease, with protein sequence MVVPFVFPFVWMMGSSLKPAIEVFAYPPTLLPINWQWGNYARVFELQPFAQQYFNSVYIAVVVTAGTLFFSSLAGYAFARIGFIGRGLLFLMLLSALMMPEEVTIIPKFNVVQSLRLDNTHWPLLIFPVFGAHGVIATFMMRQHFLGIPQELEEAAFLDGLSRWGIFWRIAMPIATPVLSAVAIITFLTTWNSFLEPLVYLRSVEQFTLPLALRGFTDEFGQPIWEVQLAATTLSVLPILIFYVFAQRFVVESFASSGVKG encoded by the coding sequence ATGGTCGTGCCGTTTGTGTTCCCGTTCGTCTGGATGATGGGCAGCTCGCTCAAGCCGGCGATTGAGGTCTTCGCGTATCCGCCCACGCTGCTCCCGATCAATTGGCAGTGGGGCAACTACGCGCGCGTCTTCGAGCTTCAGCCGTTCGCGCAGCAGTACTTCAACAGTGTCTACATTGCGGTGGTGGTGACTGCCGGGACGTTGTTCTTCTCGTCGCTTGCCGGGTATGCCTTCGCGCGGATCGGGTTTATCGGCCGCGGACTGCTGTTTCTCATGCTGCTCAGTGCCCTCATGATGCCTGAGGAAGTCACGATCATCCCGAAATTCAATGTCGTGCAATCCCTGAGGCTGGACAACACGCATTGGCCGCTGCTGATTTTCCCGGTCTTCGGTGCTCATGGCGTCATCGCGACGTTCATGATGCGCCAGCACTTTCTGGGGATTCCTCAGGAGCTGGAAGAAGCCGCGTTTCTGGACGGCTTGAGTCGATGGGGCATCTTCTGGCGAATCGCGATGCCGATTGCGACCCCTGTCCTGAGCGCCGTCGCGATTATCACGTTCCTGACGACGTGGAATTCATTCCTCGAACCGCTGGTCTACCTTCGCAGTGTCGAGCAATTTACGCTTCCGTTGGCATTGCGCGGGTTCACCGACGAGTTCGGTCAGCCCATTTGGGAAGTGCAGCTCGCGGCCACGACGTTGTCGGTGCTGCCCATCTTGATCTTCTATGTATTCGCACAACGCTTCGTTGTGGAAAGCTTCGCGTCTTCGGGTGTCAAAGGATAG
- a CDS encoding sugar ABC transporter permease, whose translation MNFDTSAARPSSLLRPLHLSLKVRDALFGYVFVGPMVVGFVLTVLLPLVAVFLYSFQDRNMLTGTWQYVESANYQNILGGDPLFTKVLINSLVFTLGLVPLNVVLALVLAVLLNRAIRGVTFFRTLFFAPVVTSAAAWAIVWKFILQGENGTLNLLLDSVGIDGPNWLRDGNWAMFSVIFTRALKNVGLNMIILLAALQSIPREYDEAAQVDGATAFDRFRRITVPLLSPTILLVTVLTVVGSLKVFDHIVLMTNGGPSNATMVLVNYIYFQAFKVFDTGYASALAVILFAIALVATLTQWFLRKRFVYSEV comes from the coding sequence ATGAACTTCGACACCTCTGCTGCCCGGCCATCCAGCCTCTTGCGACCGCTGCACTTGAGCCTGAAAGTGCGTGATGCGCTGTTCGGCTACGTCTTCGTCGGCCCGATGGTCGTTGGCTTTGTGCTTACGGTCCTGCTTCCCTTGGTCGCTGTCTTCTTGTACAGCTTCCAGGACCGCAACATGCTTACGGGCACGTGGCAATACGTGGAGTCTGCCAACTATCAGAACATCCTTGGCGGCGACCCGCTGTTTACCAAGGTCCTCATCAACAGCCTGGTGTTCACACTGGGGTTGGTGCCGCTGAACGTCGTGCTGGCGCTGGTGCTGGCGGTGCTGCTTAACCGCGCCATTCGCGGCGTGACGTTCTTCCGCACGTTGTTCTTCGCACCTGTTGTCACATCCGCCGCCGCGTGGGCGATCGTATGGAAGTTCATCCTGCAGGGTGAGAACGGGACGTTGAACCTGCTGCTCGACTCGGTCGGGATTGACGGACCGAATTGGCTGCGCGATGGCAACTGGGCGATGTTCTCGGTGATCTTCACGCGGGCGCTCAAGAACGTCGGCCTGAACATGATCATCCTGCTGGCGGCGCTGCAGAGTATTCCGCGCGAGTATGACGAGGCCGCGCAGGTCGATGGCGCGACAGCATTTGACCGCTTCCGGCGCATCACCGTACCGCTGCTATCCCCGACGATCCTGCTCGTCACCGTCCTGACCGTAGTAGGGTCGTTGAAGGTCTTTGACCATATCGTCCTGATGACCAACGGCGGCCCGTCGAACGCCACAATGGTGTTGGTCAACTACATTTACTTTCAAGCGTTCAAGGTGTTCGACACCGGTTACGCCAGTGCGCTTGCGGTGATCCTGTTTGCGATCGCGTTGGTCGCCACGCTCACGCAGTGGTTCCTGCGCAAGCGCTTTGTGTACAGCGAGGTGTAG
- a CDS encoding sugar ABC transporter substrate-binding protein — protein sequence MLRMNRFFVILVLLLAFALTSAAQEPVTVRFTQWIPVDSDRSATFLAIAEEYMAANPGVTVQFEFIPFADYNTTLPLQLSGTNPPDAGWLTENVAPTWLQSGILADMGAALTSDAEYDYADLAPSGMGLWLAGDGVYGVPFSTSPFLLIYNRDLFAAAGVDAPDAMLEKGEYTWDNLAAAMKAIREETGVAGLQSINGALYSGERVWHTVIPFIWAYGGDAWDADNNCLLNSPESVAGVQKFHDMIFVDRGVEAPGEVVDFYTGTAAVLMGQLSRVGPLADASFGWDIAPLPEGPAGKVDVIGQAAIVVFNNSPNRDIAIDFVKFLTNKENTLKIAEFFPPIRASALATDVLYTANPTISAESMKTAVIDPTLTGRVLPAHPNFPTIDLTSRTYWDQLWVADANIQAIMDEMCAAIQPLLNR from the coding sequence ATGCTTCGTATGAACCGCTTCTTTGTCATTCTGGTTCTGCTGCTCGCCTTCGCGCTCACGTCCGCGGCACAGGAACCGGTCACTGTTCGTTTCACCCAGTGGATTCCGGTCGACTCCGACCGTTCGGCGACGTTCCTGGCCATCGCTGAGGAATACATGGCCGCCAATCCGGGCGTCACCGTGCAGTTCGAGTTCATCCCCTTTGCCGACTACAACACCACACTTCCGCTGCAGCTTAGCGGGACCAACCCGCCGGACGCCGGCTGGCTGACCGAGAACGTGGCTCCAACGTGGCTGCAATCAGGCATCCTAGCTGACATGGGCGCGGCGCTGACCAGCGACGCAGAGTACGACTACGCCGACCTTGCGCCGTCCGGCATGGGGCTATGGCTGGCTGGCGACGGGGTCTACGGCGTGCCATTCTCGACTTCACCGTTTCTGCTCATCTACAATCGCGACCTGTTCGCCGCCGCGGGCGTCGATGCGCCCGATGCGATGCTGGAGAAGGGCGAGTACACGTGGGACAACCTCGCCGCGGCCATGAAGGCGATCCGTGAGGAGACCGGTGTCGCGGGTCTACAGAGCATCAACGGCGCGCTGTACAGCGGCGAACGCGTCTGGCACACCGTGATCCCGTTCATCTGGGCATACGGCGGCGACGCGTGGGATGCCGACAACAACTGCTTGCTCAACAGCCCGGAGAGTGTCGCCGGGGTCCAGAAGTTCCACGACATGATCTTCGTCGATCGCGGCGTGGAAGCACCGGGCGAGGTCGTTGACTTCTACACTGGAACGGCAGCGGTCCTGATGGGGCAGCTCAGCCGGGTTGGACCGCTGGCCGATGCCAGCTTCGGATGGGACATCGCCCCGCTGCCTGAAGGCCCTGCCGGCAAGGTCGACGTGATTGGTCAGGCCGCAATCGTCGTGTTCAATAACAGCCCGAACCGCGATATCGCCATTGACTTTGTCAAGTTCCTGACCAACAAGGAGAACACGCTCAAGATCGCCGAGTTCTTCCCGCCGATCCGCGCGTCCGCCCTGGCGACCGACGTGCTATACACTGCCAACCCGACGATCTCCGCCGAGAGCATGAAGACCGCCGTTATCGATCCAACCCTGACCGGACGCGTGCTGCCTGCACATCCGAACTTCCCGACCATCGACTTGACGTCTCGGACGTATTGGGATCAGCTTTGGGTGGCTGACGCCAATATCCAGGCGATCATGGATGAAATGTGCGCCGCCATTCAGCCCCTGCTGAACCGGTAG
- a CDS encoding LacI family DNA-binding transcriptional regulator, producing MPPIRPRISDVARHAGVSEATVSVVLNNVVGERVRVSEATQQKVWAAVRELGYVANPVAQRLAGGHNRIVAVFTFESIFPIDSSSFYYPFLIGIEEEADRLGYDLLLVTGSAQGSKRRIYQHGVNRLLRADGAILLGHGDRSEVDQLVRDGYRFVYIGRRESSTESLSYVAADYASASEDLVHRVIGLGHRNIVYVRSIRTTEASRDRERGVHQGLERAGVLLRDGWMWRGVPEGIMPDTVQAWIDDGVTALIAEDDMLGLRIMQCADSLGLSCPADYSLAVLGNPLNPTQEIPDWMTFGIPRREMGQLAFRMLQEWLNGDESQIRLPLRATLSCTPVPGQTVRDLR from the coding sequence ATGCCACCCATCCGACCTCGTATCAGTGATGTTGCCCGCCACGCCGGTGTGTCCGAGGCGACCGTTTCGGTCGTGCTGAACAATGTCGTCGGCGAGCGTGTGCGGGTCAGCGAGGCGACGCAGCAAAAGGTGTGGGCGGCTGTCCGCGAGTTAGGCTATGTGGCGAATCCGGTTGCGCAGCGGTTGGCCGGCGGCCACAACCGGATCGTCGCTGTGTTCACGTTCGAGTCGATTTTCCCGATCGATTCAAGCAGCTTCTACTATCCGTTCTTGATCGGAATCGAAGAAGAGGCCGATCGGCTCGGATACGATCTTCTGCTCGTAACCGGATCGGCGCAGGGCAGTAAGCGCAGGATCTATCAGCACGGGGTCAATCGGCTTCTACGTGCGGATGGTGCGATTCTCTTGGGTCACGGCGACCGATCCGAAGTCGATCAGCTTGTGCGTGACGGCTACCGATTCGTGTATATCGGCCGCCGCGAGTCATCGACGGAGTCGCTTTCGTACGTCGCGGCGGACTACGCATCAGCCTCAGAAGATTTGGTCCATCGTGTCATCGGACTAGGGCACCGAAACATCGTCTATGTGCGATCGATCCGCACGACTGAGGCGAGTCGGGACCGTGAACGCGGCGTGCACCAAGGTCTTGAAAGGGCAGGGGTACTGCTGCGCGACGGATGGATGTGGCGCGGAGTGCCAGAAGGCATCATGCCAGATACGGTGCAAGCGTGGATTGACGATGGCGTGACTGCCTTGATTGCCGAGGACGACATGCTCGGACTACGGATCATGCAATGCGCTGATTCACTTGGGCTATCATGCCCGGCTGACTATTCGCTGGCGGTCCTTGGCAACCCGCTCAACCCGACCCAGGAGATTCCGGATTGGATGACCTTTGGCATTCCTCGGCGTGAGATGGGCCAATTGGCCTTTCGGATGCTGCAGGAATGGCTGAACGGCGACGAGTCCCAGATCAGGCTTCCGCTGCGTGCAACGTTGAGCTGCACGCCCGTTCCCGGACAGACCGTCCGCGACCTTCGCTAA
- a CDS encoding dipeptidase, which produces MQTAIAYADSNFTRFLTELKQYLRIPSISTLPAHKADMQRAAEWTAVKLRAIGMDTVEVVATDGHPIVYGEWLRAANAPTVLIYGHYDVQPADPLSEWQHDPFDPLVMDGHIVARGSADDKGQVFINLAAIEALLTAHDGQLPINVKFVIEGEEEVGSAGLAAFVQSQRDRVAADVVVISDTTMLSLEQPAISTAFRGLLYAELEVFGPAFDLHSGQHGGVVHNPIQALCEIAAGLHRADGSVAVDGFYDRVQPLSEIERAELAGLYSDDELRAETGAPAPWGEPAFSLRERIVARPTLEFNGIVGGWTGEGRKTVLPARALAKISCRLVPDQDPAEIAELLRARVAELTPPTVRSEFRVLGSSQPVVVAADNPAMRIAMDAYEKGFGVRPILMRKGGSLPILSTFASVLDVPIILAGYGLPSDRVHGPNERFYLECLRKGIRTAIHLYEGLSAYRPVI; this is translated from the coding sequence ATGCAGACTGCCATCGCCTACGCTGACAGCAACTTCACGCGGTTTCTGACCGAACTCAAGCAGTATCTGCGGATCCCGAGCATCAGCACGCTGCCGGCACATAAGGCGGACATGCAGCGTGCGGCCGAGTGGACCGCCGTGAAACTACGTGCGATTGGCATGGATACGGTCGAAGTCGTGGCCACGGACGGGCATCCGATCGTCTACGGAGAGTGGTTGCGGGCAGCGAATGCACCTACGGTGCTCATTTACGGCCACTACGACGTGCAACCTGCCGATCCGTTGAGCGAGTGGCAGCACGACCCATTTGATCCCCTCGTGATGGACGGCCACATCGTCGCACGTGGCTCGGCTGATGACAAAGGGCAGGTCTTCATCAATCTCGCAGCCATCGAAGCGCTGCTGACCGCCCACGACGGACAGCTTCCGATCAACGTTAAGTTCGTGATTGAGGGCGAAGAGGAGGTCGGCTCGGCGGGTCTAGCAGCGTTCGTACAGTCTCAGCGCGACCGCGTGGCAGCGGACGTCGTCGTCATCTCTGACACGACGATGCTAAGCCTTGAACAGCCTGCGATCTCGACGGCGTTTCGTGGCTTGCTTTATGCCGAACTGGAGGTGTTTGGTCCGGCTTTCGACCTACACTCCGGACAGCATGGCGGGGTTGTTCACAACCCGATACAGGCGCTGTGCGAGATCGCCGCCGGGCTGCATCGCGCGGATGGATCGGTCGCGGTTGATGGATTCTACGATCGGGTACAGCCGCTTTCGGAGATTGAACGCGCAGAGCTTGCTGGCCTGTATTCGGATGACGAGCTGCGGGCCGAAACCGGTGCTCCGGCACCATGGGGCGAACCCGCTTTCAGCCTCCGCGAACGCATTGTGGCGCGGCCGACGCTCGAGTTCAACGGAATTGTCGGAGGGTGGACGGGCGAGGGCCGCAAGACCGTACTCCCGGCCCGTGCGCTCGCCAAGATCAGCTGCCGCCTTGTGCCCGATCAGGACCCGGCCGAGATTGCCGAACTGCTGCGCGCCCGGGTCGCGGAGCTCACGCCACCGACCGTGCGCAGCGAGTTTCGCGTGCTTGGATCGAGTCAGCCGGTGGTGGTAGCCGCCGATAACCCGGCAATGCGGATCGCCATGGACGCCTACGAAAAGGGCTTCGGTGTCCGGCCCATTCTTATGCGCAAGGGTGGCTCCTTGCCGATATTGAGTACATTCGCAAGTGTGTTGGACGTGCCCATCATTCTGGCGGGATATGGGCTTCCTTCAGATCGCGTGCACGGCCCCAACGAACGGTTCTATTTGGAGTGCCTACGCAAGGGGATTCGTACGGCGATTCACCTGTATGAAGGGTTGAGCGCATACAGGCCAGTGATTTGA